In Deinococcus maricopensis DSM 21211, the sequence GTCTGCCATGAACTCGTACCGGATGGTCTGCCTTACGCCGCGCCCCTCGTACGTCACGCCGCGCAGGTAGCCGTGCTGCACGAGCTCCGCGTGCGCGCCCTCCAGCGTCCGCTTCACCTTCGCGGGCTTGAGGTCCACGATCTTGCACGCCTGCGCCCACTCAATGATGTTCACCTCGTACGCGAGGACGGCGGGCGCGTCGGGCGCGGCGCGCTGCGCGTCGAGCAGGCGGTACAGGGCGCGCGTGAGCGGCCGCTGCAACCGCGAAAGCAGCGACAAATTGATGGGCTTGATGTACCGCGCCCGGACGGACTGCACGATCTCCCGCGCCAGGGAAATGCGCAGGATGCTCGCGCCGGACAGTTGCAGCCGGTCGTCGTCGCTCGTGAACTCCAGACGGTCGATGTACCGGAAGCGCACGGTTGTCCAGCGGTTCCCGGACCGCCAGGCTTCACTGACGCTGTAGGACGCTGTGGAGAGCCGGTCCAGACTGGCCCGCAGGGCGTTGTAGTAGTAGCCGCTGGTGTCCAGGCCCGTGACTTTCAGGATCTGGTACGCCGTGGTGCTGAACGTGCCGTCTTCGGGACTTCCCGCATCCAGGTACAGTGTAATGAGGGCCAGGGAGACGTCGTTGTCAAGGCCGTGGGGCACGCCACCGTGCTGCGGGAGGGCGTCGCAGGTAAGGCGTGCGCGGCGCCCGTCCACGACGTACTCGACGCGCCAGCTGTTGTGGTCTTCGGGGATGCGTTCCTGAATAGAGATCAGGCCGAGACGCACAGCGTTCGCTTCGTCAAATCGCTGCAGAACGGGCGTTTCTGGGGTTCGGCGCTTCCGGGTCATGACCTCAGCATCATTCTAGAGCTTTCCTCTGAACGCACTGCGTCAAGCACATTCGTGCTTGGAGAGCCTGGTATCGGAAGACTCGGGCCATTTTAGCCGCAGCGCCCGAGGCGCACACTGCGGGTATCGGAAGACTTGGGCCATTCTACCCGCTGTAGGTATCGGAAGACTTGGGCCAAAACCAGGGAAATGACTGATGCACTCGACGTTTTTCGCTGGCCCATCACTGTGGAAAAGCAATGGAGGTCTGGGTATCGGAAGACTTGGGCCGTTTGGCCTCCCGAGTATCGGAAGACTTGGGCCGTTTAGCCTCCCGAGTATCGGAAGACTTGGGCCGTTAAGAAGTTTTCCCCAGGAAAAGCACGGAAGACTTGGGCCAAATTATCCACAGAGGCATCGGAAGACTTGGGCCAAAAC encodes:
- a CDS encoding replication initiator protein A, yielding MTRKRRTPETPVLQRFDEANAVRLGLISIQERIPEDHNSWRVEYVVDGRRARLTCDALPQHGGVPHGLDNDVSLALITLYLDAGSPEDGTFSTTAYQILKVTGLDTSGYYYNALRASLDRLSTASYSVSEAWRSGNRWTTVRFRYIDRLEFTSDDDRLQLSGASILRISLAREIVQSVRARYIKPINLSLLSRLQRPLTRALYRLLDAQRAAPDAPAVLAYEVNIIEWAQACKIVDLKPAKVKRTLEGAHAELVQHGYLRGVTYEGRGVRQTIRYEFMADVAEEVAEPATVAQLTQHGVTPTVARQLVRQYGAARVEERLERYHAILANGYSARNRAALLVDVVRDEEGKYGDPAGFVSRSRREHLRTQQEARARATEQQLDAEAARREASWQDLPLVEQTEQAMKTVMVMFGKRLSTQTLAHLRDAMLSGQVTPGDLVRRTTRAAMELGLEDLAEELTQASAQAALNAPSVER